The following proteins are encoded in a genomic region of Methylococcales bacterium:
- a CDS encoding glycosyltransferase, producing MDQKNISIIIPAHNEEASINRCLSALTRPNSDYKVQIIVVCNGCHDKTADLVNAFDSTITCLETEVASKSHALNLGDEVATFYPRIYLDADVILTIEAVNALCLTLTDEKFLATSSCIKMDLDSSSWFVRAFYEVWLNLPYCKAGMIGSGVYALSKKGRERFQKFPDIIADDGYVRCLFTESERPLTVDCYSTVTAPHDLMSLIKITTRSRVGCYELREKFPDLISNEAKNYQTALIDFLLNFKQWPKIMVYVGINIITRVRAKYQIIRKITVWERDDSSRS from the coding sequence ATGGATCAAAAAAATATTTCAATTATTATTCCAGCCCATAATGAAGAAGCCAGTATTAATCGGTGTTTAAGTGCGCTAACCCGTCCTAATTCGGATTATAAGGTGCAAATTATTGTGGTCTGTAATGGCTGTCATGATAAAACCGCCGACCTTGTTAATGCCTTTGATTCAACAATTACCTGTTTAGAAACGGAGGTTGCCTCTAAAAGTCACGCGTTGAATTTAGGGGATGAAGTGGCCACATTTTATCCTCGAATTTATTTAGATGCCGATGTTATTTTAACGATTGAGGCGGTTAACGCGCTTTGTTTAACTCTGACGGATGAAAAATTTTTGGCGACCTCAAGTTGCATTAAGATGGATTTAGACTCAAGCTCGTGGTTTGTGCGTGCTTTTTATGAGGTTTGGCTGAATTTACCTTATTGTAAGGCGGGTATGATTGGAAGTGGTGTTTATGCCCTTTCTAAAAAAGGCCGTGAACGTTTTCAAAAATTTCCTGATATTATTGCAGATGATGGTTATGTTCGTTGTCTATTTACCGAATCGGAACGACCTTTAACAGTCGATTGTTATTCAACCGTTACGGCGCCTCATGATTTAATGAGTCTAATTAAGATTACGACCCGTAGTCGGGTTGGGTGCTATGAATTACGAGAAAAATTTCCTGATTTAATTTCTAACGAAGCTAAAAATTATCAAACAGCACTCATTGATTTTTTATTAAATTTCAAACAATGGCCAAAAATTATGGTTTATGTTGGGATAAATATCATTACTAGAGTTCGTGCAAAATACCAAATAATAAGAAAAATAACTGTCTGGGAACGAGATGATTCGAGTCGCTCTTAA
- a CDS encoding peptidoglycan bridge formation glycyltransferase FemA/FemB family protein — protein MTYQLQQLNQTDWLSAAKEFNDYGYMHYWAYGEQAAKRVNADSDQIAVLDENQKIVAMFNVRVKKIPFELGGIAYISGGAMIDKGQTDLGTTLTAVLTVIKQAYVTKRGLVLRIFLRPKTASMFADEATIYHQLGFIEQGKTNATILVDLSPDLALIRKNLHQKWRNILNKSEKQEITVVAGNELSLFTDFEGLFTDLLQRKGLDIDMDNHFFKAVQENSPEQEKFHIAIAYKDELPISGHVSSISGDTSVYILGATNDVGRKLGAAYLLQWHVIEESKKQGCQWYDLGGINPEENPPVYQFKKRMGGEETEVTPVFQIQSGLKGILTLGLEKLYKQLRSKIRV, from the coding sequence ATGACCTATCAATTACAACAATTAAATCAAACAGACTGGCTTTCAGCGGCAAAAGAATTTAATGATTATGGCTATATGCACTATTGGGCGTATGGGGAACAGGCTGCAAAACGAGTTAATGCCGATTCGGATCAAATAGCCGTGCTTGATGAAAATCAAAAGATAGTGGCGATGTTTAATGTACGAGTTAAAAAAATCCCCTTTGAATTAGGCGGCATTGCTTATATCAGTGGTGGCGCAATGATTGATAAAGGTCAAACAGATCTTGGCACGACATTAACGGCCGTATTAACGGTGATTAAACAAGCCTATGTAACGAAACGCGGCCTAGTTTTACGCATTTTTTTACGACCTAAAACGGCCTCCATGTTTGCAGATGAAGCGACTATTTATCATCAATTGGGTTTTATTGAACAGGGAAAAACCAATGCCACTATATTGGTTGATTTATCGCCTGATCTTGCGTTAATTCGGAAAAACCTCCATCAAAAATGGCGAAATATATTAAATAAAAGTGAAAAGCAAGAAATTACCGTGGTTGCGGGTAATGAACTCAGTCTTTTTACCGATTTTGAAGGTCTTTTTACGGATTTATTGCAGAGAAAAGGACTGGATATTGATATGGATAATCATTTTTTTAAAGCGGTTCAGGAAAATTCGCCTGAGCAAGAAAAATTTCACATTGCGATTGCTTACAAGGATGAATTGCCTATATCGGGTCATGTCTCAAGTATAAGTGGAGATACCTCGGTTTATATTTTAGGGGCAACTAATGATGTCGGAAGAAAATTAGGGGCGGCTTATTTGTTGCAATGGCATGTGATCGAAGAATCAAAAAAACAAGGATGCCAATGGTATGATTTAGGGGGAATCAACCCTGAAGAAAACCCCCCTGTTTATCAATTTAAAAAACGCATGGGCGGCGAGGAAACGGAAGTCACCCCTGTGTTTCAAATACAGTCAGGTTTAAAGGGAATATTGACCTTGGGTCTTGAAAAATTATACAAACAGTTGCGTTCTAAAATTAGAGTTTAA
- a CDS encoding sulfotransferase — protein sequence MKKILKSAIRGSVQQLLSPLETLLLNSDSSEPLSPPVFILGAPRSGTTLLYELLISHYTFSYFTNLANTFPQTPLAISKLSHRFKTHWQGGQKSEFGYVKGFGAPSEAGSLWDRWIPEFGYLGKEEIESRRKSLSEAAQVIQKLQHIQQAPFINKNVMHSVHIEFLNAAFPNCLFIDLRREMKANVRSIVRAREYEAGPKADKEGWWSVKPRNVDQWCGRSLEEQACAQLIFLRKDSEAGFKVIGENRRLIVNYEKLCLQPTLVVEEIASFLKPSIGKLNVRQPLVTTIKPSPSKLFDLKREALIEQTLLELEEG from the coding sequence GTGAAAAAAATTTTAAAATCAGCCATTCGAGGCAGTGTACAGCAACTATTATCACCTTTAGAAACGCTATTGCTTAACTCCGATTCTTCTGAGCCGCTTTCGCCGCCTGTTTTTATATTAGGAGCACCACGATCAGGGACAACCTTACTTTATGAGTTATTAATTAGTCATTATACCTTTTCGTATTTTACTAATTTAGCAAATACCTTTCCTCAAACCCCCTTAGCTATTTCCAAATTAAGTCATCGTTTTAAAACCCATTGGCAAGGGGGACAAAAAAGTGAATTTGGTTATGTTAAAGGCTTCGGTGCGCCCAGTGAAGCCGGCAGTTTATGGGATCGCTGGATTCCTGAGTTTGGCTATTTAGGTAAAGAAGAGATTGAGTCGCGTAGAAAGAGCCTATCGGAAGCGGCTCAGGTGATACAAAAATTACAACATATTCAACAAGCCCCTTTTATTAATAAAAATGTGATGCACAGCGTGCATATAGAATTTCTTAATGCGGCTTTTCCAAATTGTTTATTTATAGATCTTCGGCGAGAGATGAAAGCGAATGTTCGGTCCATCGTTCGAGCGCGTGAGTATGAAGCGGGCCCTAAAGCGGACAAGGAAGGTTGGTGGTCGGTTAAGCCTCGTAATGTCGATCAATGGTGTGGTCGGTCATTAGAAGAACAAGCGTGCGCGCAACTTATTTTTTTACGAAAAGACAGTGAGGCGGGGTTTAAAGTCATTGGTGAAAATAGACGACTAATCGTAAACTACGAAAAACTGTGTTTACAGCCCACATTAGTTGTTGAAGAAATTGCTTCTTTTCTTAAGCCCTCAATCGGTAAATTAAACGTTCGGCAACCTTTAGTGACAACGATTAAACCCTCGCCCTCAAAACTATTTGATTTAAAAAGAGAAGCGTTAATTGAACAAACATTATTGGAATTGGAGGAAGGTTAA
- a CDS encoding polysaccharide deacetylase family protein: MVYSNRGEIVRFLYLIVSTMVWGVSLGGLLFKSKRVVLCYHGITDQDAAAFRRQIAQIAPRVVALENDHSEQASSVLPSIVLTFDDAFENVLTNVIPVIEDYQIPISIYVVTDYLGGKPAWLKNTGHHDEHERLMTKEQITELAKNPLISIGSHTHTHPSLTTLNAESLENELKDSKEILEALITQKVTVLAFPHGAFNAEVSNVATRCGLTHLLTLEEKLLDNTQSQGKMGRFIMEPSVWPIEFRLTVAGSYAWLFYFRHLIKVLKKGLGK; encoded by the coding sequence ATGGTTTATAGTAATCGAGGTGAAATCGTTCGATTTTTATATCTTATTGTTTCAACGATGGTTTGGGGTGTCTCGTTAGGTGGATTACTGTTTAAATCTAAACGCGTGGTACTTTGTTATCATGGAATAACGGATCAGGATGCGGCGGCTTTTCGTCGTCAAATAGCGCAGATTGCTCCGCGAGTGGTGGCTTTAGAAAACGACCATTCAGAACAAGCGTCCTCCGTATTACCTTCAATTGTTTTAACTTTTGATGATGCGTTTGAAAATGTATTAACGAATGTAATCCCTGTGATTGAGGATTATCAAATTCCTATTTCGATTTATGTGGTCACGGATTATCTAGGAGGGAAACCCGCTTGGTTAAAAAATACGGGACATCATGATGAGCATGAAAGGTTGATGACAAAAGAGCAGATAACGGAATTGGCAAAAAATCCTTTAATTTCTATAGGGAGCCACACTCATACCCACCCCAGTTTAACAACACTTAATGCGGAATCATTGGAAAATGAATTAAAAGACTCTAAAGAAATTTTAGAGGCGTTAATAACTCAAAAAGTAACGGTGTTAGCTTTTCCGCATGGGGCGTTTAATGCGGAGGTTTCCAATGTCGCAACGCGTTGTGGTTTAACCCACTTATTAACCCTTGAAGAAAAATTGCTGGATAATACGCAATCTCAAGGAAAAATGGGACGATTTATCATGGAACCTTCGGTTTGGCCGATTGAATTTCGGTTAACGGTGGCGGGTTCTTATGCGTGGTTGTTTTATTTTAGACACCTGATTAAGGTATTAAAAAAAGGATTGGGGAAATAA
- a CDS encoding WecB/TagA/CpsF family glycosyltransferase, which yields MNYDDNALQHDFNRDIWCLHGLPIDNLTLEETIETIHKRIESKTKTVLTTININLLILSLSDQQFRKSILLSELCSIDGVPLLWLAQRIGLPLVEVVQGSTLAEKINQGRHSVSMYFFGGEKATLDKLKEKFSQTQSGINYAGAKDPGFGSVKEQSRPKNIDDINDSKPDFVLVALGANKGQKWIMENKYKINAPIISYLGATIHFLTNTLKRAPENVQKIGLEWVWRILKEPKLFTRYLFDGLGFIKILTNYALASKNLVSEAEVKPYTLIESNGELEIILASHLTLKNKDEIRDIFIESLKKNKTITLNFKQVDYVENKFLGQLLLMIKYQQLNEKKLTLTNLSHKIHKYLKTNGIELSLIALNQPSLQLKE from the coding sequence ATGAATTATGATGATAATGCGTTGCAACACGATTTCAATCGGGATATATGGTGCTTACATGGTCTGCCTATTGATAATTTAACCTTAGAAGAAACAATTGAAACTATTCATAAGCGAATTGAAAGTAAGACTAAAACCGTATTGACAACGATTAATATTAATTTACTTATTTTGTCATTGAGCGATCAGCAGTTTAGAAAAAGTATACTCTTAAGTGAACTTTGTAGCATAGATGGCGTGCCTTTACTTTGGTTGGCTCAAAGAATTGGTTTACCTTTGGTTGAGGTTGTTCAAGGCTCAACGCTGGCTGAAAAAATTAATCAGGGTCGTCATTCTGTTTCAATGTATTTTTTTGGAGGTGAAAAAGCGACATTGGATAAGCTTAAAGAAAAATTCAGCCAGACTCAATCAGGAATAAACTACGCAGGGGCAAAAGACCCAGGATTTGGGTCGGTTAAAGAACAAAGTAGACCTAAAAACATTGATGATATTAATGATTCAAAACCTGATTTTGTATTGGTTGCATTGGGTGCTAATAAAGGTCAAAAGTGGATTATGGAAAATAAATATAAAATTAATGCTCCGATTATTAGTTATTTAGGGGCTACGATTCATTTTCTTACGAATACATTAAAAAGAGCGCCCGAAAATGTTCAAAAAATAGGCTTAGAATGGGTTTGGCGTATTCTAAAAGAACCTAAATTATTTACGCGTTATCTTTTTGATGGGTTAGGATTTATTAAAATACTCACGAATTATGCATTGGCAAGCAAAAATCTTGTTTCAGAGGCCGAGGTTAAACCTTATACGTTAATCGAAAGTAATGGCGAGCTTGAAATTATTTTAGCAAGTCATTTAACGCTTAAAAATAAAGATGAAATAAGGGATATTTTCATAGAAAGCTTGAAAAAAAATAAGACGATTACTCTTAATTTTAAACAAGTTGATTATGTCGAGAATAAATTTTTAGGCCAACTTTTGTTGATGATTAAATATCAACAGCTTAATGAAAAAAAATTAACGCTTACTAATTTAAGTCATAAGATACATAAGTATTTAAAAACAAATGGCATCGAATTATCACTCATCGCCTTAAATCAGCCTTCGTTACAACTTAAGGAGTGA